In Brassica napus cultivar Da-Ae chromosome A3, Da-Ae, whole genome shotgun sequence, the sequence taaatgttataaaCCATGCAAAGAAGTACGTGACATAAGAACAACAAAAAGGAAACGAAACATGGACCTTTTCACAGCGCTGGCGTTGGAGAGGCAACGGAAAACCGTGTTTGTGTGTTTCAAGAGGGACAGAGAGAACTCAAAGACTAATTCGCATTTTTCTTTTGCGAGTTGAAcacaattttgtattttattcaaaataaactGATTTGATCAGAATCTTGATAGCTTTAGATACGGTTTATTAAGTGTTGccactattttctttttcttttttctaacagaaatatttattttcttcgtTACATTTTCTTTAATGTCCAAAATGCTTTAAGATACACACCACAATATTTATTGAAATTCTGTTTGTCTATAACAAAAGCTAGCAAGGAAAATCACATCGGCATAAATGTTCTTTGCCGAAGTTATTACACTCGCAACTATAAGGCCTGTCGCCTCCGTTCTTAACAAACTCATTTGTGCACGTCTCGTCTCCGTTAGGGCCACATCTACCGACAAATATATCTTTCTGGCTACATAGGTTACCCATTGTAGTAAATCCAGCTTCCCCATCTATTATTTCATAGGAACCACACAAATTCTACACGAAACAATTTAGTTGTTGATAAAGCGACCAATTTAAattagtaaatgttttataactttTCTCTCTAGAAACAACTTATTCGCAATATGCAATACTTggattttttaagttttacgtgtaaagaaaaaatagatGTCTTACCTATGACATTGTTCAGAATAAAGGACATGAGAACACAAGAAACGAAAAAACAAATAGAAGCAGATCTCATGATTCTTGATGAGTGACTTCGATACTTCAACTCTTGTGTgcaaattatttttcttctctaaAAGATGAATCCAAGAATTAGTCGTATTATTATATGTGATGAAACAGTTTTtgtaaatttctatatatacgCATATTCAACAAATGCATTGGTAAACGCAGTGGGGCCTGGTTTGGAAAGTATGTATACAAAGATCAAATCATCTTAATGATACTTTTGAAAATAGTGACTAAATCTGTAAACATGCTTTTTGAGTGCCCGCCGGCCACTCAAACTTGGGCTCTCGCGCTACATCTCTCACTCCAAGGGGAGTTCCCGAGCCCCTCTATCTATAGTAACTTCGATTACCTTCTGAACAGAATAAAAAAACAGGACATGCCGGACGATGTTTTGGCCAGAATCCCATGGATCATTTGGTTCATGTGGAAATCTAGAAACGGCAAGGTCTTCGAAGGTAAGGACTTGACGCCATTGGAAATTCTCCAGTCTGCGTCCTCGGAAGCGGATAGCTGGAGCATGGCGCACGTAACTCCGGAGAGGCGGGAGGAGGAGGATGGAACGCCTCTGCCCGCAGCACAAGATTCACCATCAATGCGCCTGTTTTGCAGGTTCGATGCATCTTGGAAAGATGATGATGCTAGGTATGGTGGTGGCTTCGTGATGGAGAAGGAGGATGGGATACCAATGTTTGGTACATTTGCTAGTAACTGAGTATTGTCCCCCCTACATGCTGAGTTTAATACTCTGCTATGGGCCATGAAATCCTCATTACTTCTCGGTCACGACTCGATGACGTTTGAATCAGATTGCCTGCAACTGGTTAAGCTcattgaggaagaagaagaatggccAAGTCTAATGGCTGAAATTGATGAGTTTGTTGATCTTCGTTCTAAGTTTAATTCTTGCTCCATATCGTTTGTTTCTCGTACTAAGAATGTCCGAGCTGACCATCTTGCGAAAGGTGCCAGAGCTCGCGGCTTTTGCTTTTCCCATGTACACTCTGAGGTCCTAACTTGGCTAGTGCTAGACACCACTTGGTTGGCTTCTTCTTAATAAAATATGGAGcttttgttgtcaaaaaaaaaaatctgtaaacaaTTAATGAGTATTTTAACTAGTTTTGGAAGGTATTGttcaatttattttcttaaagctATTTTTGGCcattatgtatatatgtatttttttttgtacagctccattatatatatatatatatgtattttttatatatttattttattattacattattattcacaaagattaaaaaaaaatcgttttaaatttgtaaatgaaataatgaaatttctatttatttatgatgcaatctaaaaacaatatttgaaatAGTGTCATATATTTAGTAttactatataaataaataaatatatatatatatatatatatatatatatatatatatatatatatcttttacaaAAAGATGCATTTTTGTGACAATTCTTTCATTTTAGAGACTGTTAAAGTACgtaaaagttttaaaagtgGTTGAATACAAAACAGCTCACCGCTAAATATATTACGATCTATCTAAATTTGTCcattatttattcaaattctaTCTGGTGGATTAAACCGGTTGTGTGATCATAGCTTAATGTGTACTAGGTGGACCGTCCGCACGCATTTGTGAGCATTAactttaatattaaattgatcATTACATatttacaattatataataCTTATTTTACATGTGGTTTCATTGTAACATCAGAAATGATTTACAGTTTCATTCTCTAAGCCTTGAGTCAGAAAAgagttaatttttaaaaaaatatttaaagatgtaaataatccccaaaatataacaaattatataattataggACAACGTCAAtgagtttcaaagtttttaaaaagcttTGAGATTACCTTTGGCTCTCAAACGTATCCGAAGAGGATCacgcacaataaataaattgcacttgattagcatacacatcttatattatattcttgctaagtgatttaactttataaaaaagaattactttttttaaaaaggaaggATCAGTTCCTGAATAAACAGAGTCGTCTCTTTTTGTTAGTTGAATCACTGCTGatgcaaaaatataaatagagatACAACATGGAGAGgaagagaacaaaaataaacggagaagaagaatcccccATAAAATTACAAGTAATGGTGTTTCCGTCTATGAGTTACTTATTGATTATCATACACCTGCACAAGATCACAAAAGTAGAATTTAAATTAGAACgatcaaaaacatatgaaaacttaaaagatagatGCGTGAAACTAATGGGGGTGGCGTGATATTTATATAGCAAATTAGTTTAAGTTTCTAAATGACCTAGCTTTCAAGAGAAGCTATGAGATAGAATATGctctaataaattttagtttagctatgagatagaatattttctaataaatttttaaagatattttggttataatatatacataattttgatAACTCAAATCttgctatatatatttaaatattaaatgcatgatattagaaaataagatatctCGTCAGTTGATTGCAActggtttttgataaaacaaatcccactataaagatttaaataatagataataaggaaagaataataaattttaacgttaaaacccttcaactaagtttgttttgggtaaaaaacctccaaactaagtatttaacaaaaaaaccctaaaattaactttatttaatgaattaaactctaAAATGTCATAACTACAATTACTAccgtaaatctttagtttaggggtttctagactaagtaaacatagttgaagaattttaccattaaaaatgaaaaaaatcaaaatattgtaataggaagataaattttcaaaatacattttataaattaatgtataagcttctataaatgacttagaacctcttataataatttaaaacatctgATAAgccaatataaataatttttataaatgtatttataattatataaatgatttataaagcatgcattgaattattaaacattaatagttattatgatactttatatataaatataattctttctatacgaatataaaattattatatcaattcaaataaacatttttgtttattattttatgtaatttataaatatataaaaaaaattgattgcattattactctttcatagtttcaacaattagttaccataaataattatttctaatattatgtagattatttggaaagtggtaattgaattatcctttccttttagatataataataataaataaaattaaaaatcatcggccaatcaaattataacaatttgaagagttcatttatgatcaacacataataaaaaaatcacttatgtgacttctcaatcaatatatagtaggatttatatttttataaataatttataacattatataaataattttaaaattctgataaatttattctttaaacaacaataaataatttaaaatcatattaatagacatgtttggattttgtaatatttaaaatagttattatataattatattcgaatacaattcatcaagtagagtataaaactattataattatcttatttaaaaattcgttcattatattttatagtttataaatattaaaaataataaataaaacattattaatctttttataatttcgagaattagttgtcataaattgttatttgtaatattcctTAGATTATATagcaagtgatgttaaatgtttttagacttaccttaaatttttagatctaatttaaataaataaaaattaaaaacaatcgaccaatcaaattataacaattttttgaaacttcacATATGAGCGACACGTTaccagaaatcactaaagtgacttctcatttaatatatagggggatAAGTTAGTTAAGGTAATACACACTTtcattttttctatatttatttatttattattttcttctccacacttgttttttttttcacttctaaaagcaaataaaataatttatcagagtacttttttgctaaaatataaattatactttgtcaatattttgatatttgttttattatttttctatttgcaAATGGACGGATCTTGTAGATTTGAAAGATACAACATATGATGGTTTATGTGGTCTCGGTCCATTATTTTTGGATGTACAAAGCAgagaaaaaagtattttaaaagttggcacatataattttatcaaattaactGCACATCAATATTAGTCAATgttatcataaatatttcactgataatacaaaatttcacattttaaaaataattattatttaacaatacacttattcaatatatttttaagtaaaatttatataaacgagGGTATACTTTtatacaaatattatattttcaaaggaATTGTAAatcatatttacatataaataaataaaataaacatgaaaaaaaaaatctaccttCTTTATATGTTCAGAGTGGTTGTTTGGCTGACTTGCCATTTGGGCGGGCCTTGTATATAAAAGGCTGCCGAATCTCTAACGGATGATCGCATAAGATCGAAAGAATATTTTTACTATGAATTTATCTATATGAACGAGTTATTATGGTCAACTCATAATGCATAAAGTATCGTAGAAATCAATGAATAAAAATTGatgtatgataaaaaaaacattgataatttatatatactaggtcagttcccgggctacgcccgggttattttctaagaaaattttgatccaaaatATTATGTTAGATGTAGGTATTCTTTGTTTGAACACAAAAAAATGTGTtggtaataattatttttgtttgggaTGGAAGGATTGTGTGTTATAATATGTCTGAAAATTTGTAAGTAAAAGCCAAAAAAGCAGTAAAAGCAGATTAAAAGCCTAAAAAGCAAATGTTTAGAAGCCAAAAAAGCAGCAAGTAAAGTAGATAATGGAGGAAGCAGATTAAGTCTTTTGCAGATAAGATTTTTTTGCATatgaattttttctttttaacgtTGGTGTGACTGAGCATTTATTACTGAATGTtaattttatgagtttttattaaAAGTGTTTCAGTTTCGCTGGAATTTATATGTTAGCGGAAGTTTTTAAGACAATGTATCtaagtttttgttttggaaTCAAAAAATTGGATAGTTGTATTTTCTCTCTTTGGATCTATCCATCCTCTTATAATAATTTGAGAACATAAAATTATCAAAGAAATCTTTTTGGATTTAATAACGATCGTAATTTTGGGTTTGCCAAAATAATCTGTTAGGAAATGAGAAAACTAACTACCATAATACACTAagtttatctatatttttttgtttaaaaatctttataatttaataatacttGGGAAG encodes:
- the LOC111214700 gene encoding putative defensin-like protein 234, producing MRSASICFFVSCVLMSFILNNVIDGEAGFTTMGNLCSQKDIFVGRCGPNGDETCTNEFVKNGGDRPYSCECNNFGKEHLCRCDFPC